A region of Deinococcota bacterium DNA encodes the following proteins:
- a CDS encoding 2'-5' RNA ligase family protein — MHALVSVLERRYYREVERLWDRLEGCCDLSQIRLTPLPHLSWQLAQGYDEEALLPALEALGAELEPTTVRTVGLGIFSGPAPVLYLPVIKDRALLERHARLWQALAPHGQGVSAHYHPDRWVPHITLAHGPVSAAQIVRAAEGLISEPFDWTLELDNLALVCQEGDEVGRLIRSFALG; from the coding sequence ATGCACGCGCTCGTTTCGGTCTTGGAGAGGCGCTACTACCGCGAGGTCGAGAGGCTGTGGGACCGGCTCGAGGGCTGCTGCGACCTCAGCCAGATCCGCCTCACGCCGCTGCCCCACCTCTCCTGGCAGCTCGCCCAAGGCTATGACGAGGAGGCGCTCCTGCCCGCCTTGGAAGCTCTTGGCGCCGAGCTCGAGCCCACTACCGTGCGCACCGTCGGCCTGGGCATCTTCAGCGGGCCCGCCCCCGTCCTCTACCTGCCGGTCATCAAGGACCGGGCCTTGCTCGAGCGCCACGCGCGCCTCTGGCAAGCCCTCGCTCCGCACGGCCAGGGGGTGTCGGCGCACTACCATCCCGACCGCTGGGTCCCGCACATCACCCTGGCGCACGGCCCCGTCAGCGCGGCCCAGATAGTACGGGCCGCCGAAGGGCTCATTTCGGAACCCTTCGACTGGACGCTTGAGCTCGACAACCTCGCCCTCGTCTGCCAGGAGGGCGACGAGGTCGGCAGGCTCATCCGCAGCTTCGCGCTGGGCTAG